The Triticum aestivum cultivar Chinese Spring chromosome 3A, IWGSC CS RefSeq v2.1, whole genome shotgun sequence genome includes a region encoding these proteins:
- the LOC123061974 gene encoding pentatricopeptide repeat-containing protein At4g32450, mitochondrial: MAAMVGARRALFAARYSPRGELAAALLSPARRVGSPHSLPAERGCPRFLVPHRGAGSVASEQIDGDYHRDWGVQNAGNYGESRPKHSPDHFSRPLQRDPPSAHSSEGIDRNKGVHADGGVNAHYGRNSEQPYQSGGSYGLPDSRQPYTGARVNNEPPGYTARQSYGGNSAYGHQNPKGDIPSAHQQQSVIPAINGLSADGNVRRGRDVTGYDCSSGYNSRSNQESYTSGQYGYGPSAQSHQSPTGSDQQVFHQQKVDRISNGNYFNKPGNPASQYPTPSSSRKEHVAGPQQGHNGDFGYNTRQPDQASSAYNHPSSNGGPPSTQQQHNGTGYATHNFGYNTQSNQQNYNGRQNGYGPSGQSYQNLTGNVQQQNDYQSHDHANRPVNSASQYPNTSHFHKEHFPVFQQGHRGDFGYNASQAYQSHYTTNKIDRQRNHQEHFMNVNTDVQHSHNRTYPESHSDIQPITSAGNNLSSKPYQDNMYFQHSLPGSLPNNGSPSEVSDEASGISKGTIEELDKLCEDGNIKEALKALPVLQGKGIVLHAPQYFKLMQACADACALAEARQIHDQISQSELAVDIDVNNKILDMYAKCASMEDAKKLFSTMAQHDLTSWSTIISGFVHNGLGEEATDFFDRFKQTGDKPDSGMFTHVFLACGILGSVDEGMLHFESMQKDFGIIPSMDHYASIVNMLGQSGYVDEAREFVERMPMEPSVDIWESLMNMCRLNGYLELGDRCAQIIERLDPSRLNEQSKTGLFPVNASDLAKEKERKKANTAEARSKVHEYRAGDRSHPETLKIYEELRYLAAHMKEAGYIADTRFVLHDVDPETKEDALLAHSERLAVSYGLITSAVRSPIRVIKNLRSCGDCHTALKIISKLVGRQIIARDAKRFHHFENGVCSCKDYW; encoded by the exons ATGGCTGCCATGGTTGGAGCGCGCAGGGCTCTCTTCGCCGCCCGCTACTCCCCTCGCGGCGAGCTCGCGGCCGCGCTCCTCTCCCCCGCCCGTCGAGTCGGTTCTCCTCACAG TCTTCCAGCTGAAAGAGGATGCCCGCGTTTTTTGGTTCCGCATCGAGGCGCTGGCAGTGTGGCATCCGAACAAATTGATGGAGACTATCACCGTGATTGGGGGGTGCAAAACGCAGGGAACTACGGAGAGTCCCGCCCAAAACACTCACCTGATCATTTCAGCCGCCCCTTGCAGAGGGATCCCCCTTCAGCTCATTCTTCAGAAGGCATTGATAGAAATAAAGGTGTGCATGCTGATGGCGGTGTCAATGCACATTATGGACGCAATTCTGAACAACCTTACCAGAGCGGTGGATCGTATGGCTTACCAGATAGTCGCCAGCCATATACCGGTGCAAGAGTGAATAACGAGCCACCTGGATATACTGCCAGGCAATCGTATGGGGGCAATAGTGCATATGGCCACCAAAACCCCAAGGGCGATATACCAAGTGCTCATCAGCAGCAGAGTGTCATACCTGCTATTAATGGCCTTTCTGCAGATGGTAATGTGCGAAGAGGTCGTGACGTTACTGGATATGATTGCAGCTCTGGATACAATTCCCGAAGTAACCAGGAGAGCTATACTAGTGGGCAGTATGGATATGGCCCATCAGCACAGTCACATCAAAGCCCAACTGGAAGTGACCAGCAAGTCTTTCATCAACAGAAGGTTGATCGAATATCTAATGGTAATTACTTCAACAAGCCTGGCAATCCTGCGTCACAGTATCCAACTCCAAGCAGTTCCCGTAAGGAGCATGTTGCAGGACCTCAACAAGGCCACAATGGTGATTTTGGATACAATACCAGGCAGCCTGATCAGGCAAGTAGTGCATACAATCACCCAAGTTCTAATGGAGGTCCACCAAGTActcagcagcagcacaatggcactGGATATGCCACACACAACTTTGGTTACAACACCCAAAGTAACCAGCAGAACTATAATGGTAGGCAGAATGGATATGGTCCTTCAGGACAGTCATATCAAAACTTAACTGGAAACGTTCAGCAGCAGAATGATTATCAAAGTCATGATCATGCAAATAGGCCTGTGAATTCTGCCTCACAGTATCCAAATACTAGCCATTTCCATAAGGAGCATTTTCCAGTATTCCAGCAAGGCCACAGAGGTGATTTTGGATACAATGCTTCACAAGCATATCAGAGTCATTATACCACTAACAAAATTGACAGGCAGAGAAATCATCAAGAGCATTTCATGAATGTAAACACAGATGTACAGCACAGCCATAACAGAACTTATCCAGAATCTCATTCAGATATTCAACCTATTACGTCAGCTGGGAACAACTTGAGCAGTAAGCCCTATCAAGATAACATGTATTTCCAGCATTCACTGCCTGGCAGCCTGCCAAATAATGGATCACCTTCTGAAGTATCTGATGAAGCCAGCGGCATATCCAAAGGTACTATTGAGGAACTGGATAAGTTATGTGAAGATGGGAACATAAAAGAAGCTTTGAAAGCTCTACCGGTGCTGCAAGGAAAAGGCATTGTACTGCATGCTCCTCAATACTTTAAACTGATGCAAGCATGCGCTGATGCATGTGCTCTTGCAGAAGCAAGACAAATACATGATCAAATATCTCAATCAGAACTAGCTGTTGACATAGATGTTAACAACAAAATTTTGGACATGTATGCTAAATGTGCCTCGATGGAAGATGCAAAGAAACTTTTCAGTACTATGGCGCAGCATGATTTGACATCTTGGAGCACTATAATCTCAGGGTTTGTGCATAATGGTCTTGGTGAAGAAGCAACTGACTTTTTTGATCGTTTTAAGCAGACTGGAGATAAGCCAGATTCTggcatgttcacacatgtattttTGGCCTGTGGAATTTTGGGATCGGTTGACGAGGGCATGTTGCATTTTGAATCAATGCAGAAGGATTTTGGTATAATTCCTTCCATGGATCATTATGCGAGCATTGTTAATATGCTTGGCCAGTCGGGCTATGTTGATGAAGCTCGTGAATTTGTTGAACGGATGCCTATGGAACCGAGCGTCGATATCTGGGAAAGTTTGATGAATATGTGCCGACTTAATGGATACTTAGAGCTTGGGGATCGTTGTGCTCAGATTATAGAACGCCTGGATCCTTCTAGGCTGAATGAGCAGTCTAAAACGGGTCTTTTCCCTGTAAATGCTTCAGACCTTGCAAAGGAGAAAGAAAGGAAAAAGGCTAATACTGCTGAAGCTAGGAGCAAAGTTCATGAATACAGAGCAGGGGATCGATCCCATCCAGAAACCCTTAAGATCTATGAAGAGCTGAGGTACTTGGCGGCTCATATGAAGGAGGCTGGCTATATTGCGGATACTCGATTTGTGCTTCACGACGTTGATCCAGAAACTAAAGAGGATGCCTTGCTAGCTCACAGTGAGAGACTAGCTGTTAGTTACGGTCTTATAACCAGTGCTGTCCGTTCGCCAATTCGGGTTATAAAGAACCTTCGCTCCTGTGGAGACTGCCACACCGCTCTTAAGATAATCTCTAAGCTTGTTGGCCGTCAGATCATTGCGAGGGACGCAAAGAGGTTCCACCATTTTGAAAATGGTGTGTGCTCTTGCAAAGACTATTGGTAA
- the LOC123061975 gene encoding protein farnesyltransferase subunit beta, translating to MVRLSLRSSRPHGDTARSRGAQRSGGPPASAAPMDSSSQPQPQSPAAGGDPSEDGAAAELPRLTVTQVEQMKVEARVADIYRVLFDAAPNAKSVMLELWRDQHVEYLMKGLRHLAPSFHVLDANRPWLCYWMVHGLALLDETLDDDLENDIVDFLSRCQDKHGGYGGGPGQLPHLATSYAAVNTLVTIGSERALSSIKRDNLYKFMLLMKDKSGAFRMHDGGEIDVRACYTAISVASLVNILDDELAKGVGNYIASCQTYEGGIAGEPSAEAHGGYTFCGLAAMVLLNEVEKLDLPSLIGWVAFRQGVECGFQGRTNKLVDGCYSFWQGAAIALAQKLMAGSDEQSKQSQPSKLSSVDDSCGTSSSGLASEKSSVVDYAKIGFDFMKQSNQIGPLFHNIALQQYILLCAQVPEGGLRDKPGKNRDHYHSCYCLSGLSVSQYSAMTGSVSCPLPQHMLGPYSNLLEQIHPLYNVVLEKYEEAYEFFSSE from the exons ATGGTCCGCCTTTCCCTGAGATCCTCGCGGCCGCACGGAGACACAGCTCGCAGCCGCGGCGCACAGCGGAGCGGCGGTCCGCCTGCCTCCGCCGCGCCTATGGATTCGTCGTCGCAGCCGCAGCCACAGTCGCCTGCTGCCGGGGGCGACCCGTCGGAGGACGGCGCGGCCGCGGAGCTGCCCCGGCTCACCGTGACGCAggtggagcagatgaaggtggagGCGCGGGTAGCCGACATCTACCGCGTCCTCTTCGACGCCGCGCCCAACGCCAAGTCCGTCAT GCTAGAGCTGTGGCGTGATCAACATGTCGAGTATTTGATGAAAGGGCTGAGGCATCTCGCACCTAGCTTCCATGTGCTCGATGCCAA TCGGCCTTGGTTATGCTATTGGATGGTTCATGGGCTTGCGTTGCTGGATGAAACGCTTGATGATGACCTCGAGAACGATATTGTGGACTTCTTGTCTCGATGCCAG gaCAAACATGGTGGATATGGTGGTGGACCTGGGCAG TTACCTCATCTCGCTACATCGTACGCTGCTGTAAATACACTTGTAACCATAGGGAGTGAAAGAGCACTATCATCAATAAAAAG GGACAATCTGTACAAGTTTATGCTTCTAATGAAGGACAAATCAGGTGCTTTCAG AATGCATGATGGTGGTGAAATTGATGTCCGCGCTTGCTATACTGCAATATCG GTTGCCAGCCTCGTGAACATTCTTGATGATGAGCTGGCAAAAGGTGTTGGAAACTACATAGCAAG TTGTCAAACTTATGAAGGTGGGATTGCGGGAGAACCTTCTGCTGAAGCTCATGGTGG GTACACTTTTTGTGGGCTGGCTGCAATGGTCCTGCTTAATGAAGTGGAGAAACTCGATTTGCCTAGCTTGATT GGCTGGGTGGCATTTCGTCAAGGAGTGGAATGCGGATTCCAAGGACGGACAAATAAATTGGTTGATGGTTGCTACTCCTTTTGGCAG GGAGCTGCTATTGCTTTAGCTCAAAAGCTAATGGCAGGGTCTGATGAACAATCTAAACAATCACAGCCCAGCAAATTATCCTCGGTAGATGATTCTTGTGGGACCAGCTCATCTGGATTGGCTTCAGAAAAATCTTCTGTTG TGGATTATGCGAAGATTGGATTTGATTTTATGAAGCAGAGCAACCAAATAGGTCCGCTGTTCCACAACATTGCTCTGCAACAATATATCCTGCTTTGTGCACAG GTGCCGGAGGGGGGATTGAGGGATAAACCTGGAAAGAACAGAGACCACTATCACTCATGCTACTGCCTGAGTGGCCTCTCAGTTAGCCAGTACAGCGCAATGACAGGTTCCGTTTCATGCCCCTTGCCGCAGCACATGCTTGGCCCATACTCGAACTTGCTAGAGCAAATTCATCCGCTCTACAACGTTGTGCTAGAGAAATACGAGGAGGCCTACGAGTTCTTTTCGAGCGAGTGA
- the LOC123058527 gene encoding Werner Syndrome-like exonuclease, which produces MATSMVTDFGDGHCIVAFGQDHVHTTLTSSGGVVDEWLDLVYRIHRRRLDRLVVGLDVEWRPSFRGLPPGPVALLQLCVGRRCLVFQILRADYVPDSLFDFLADGRFTFVGVGVYGDAQKLSAHYGLQVTNAVDLRYLAANTLGKPALRHTGLQGLVWQVIGVWPEKPHHVRVSAWDAPRLTRDQLQYACADAFASFEVGRRLYDSEY; this is translated from the exons ATGGCGACTTCCATGGTGACGGACTTCGGCGACGGCCACTGCATCGTGGCGTTCGGCCAGGACCACGTCCACACCACCCTGACCTCCTCCGGCGGCGTCGTCGACGAGTGGCTGGACCTCGTCTACcgcatccaccgccgccgcctcgaccgcctcgtcgtcggcctcgacgtcgagtggcgcCCCTCGTTCCGCGGCCTCCCGCCGGGCCCCGTCGCGCTGCTGCAGCTGTGCGTCGGCcgccgctgcctcgtcttccagatCCTCCGCGCCGACTACGTCCCGGACTCCCTCTTCGACTTCCTCGCCGACGGCCGCTTCACCTTCGTCGGCGTCGGGGTCTACGGCGACGCGCAGAAGCTCAGCGCTCACTACGGGCTGCAGGTGACGAACGCGGTGGACCTGCGCTACCTCGCCGCGAAC ACGCTGGGGAAGCCGGCGCTGCGGCACACCGGGCTGCAGGGCCTTGTGTGGCAGGTGATAGGCGTGTGGCCTGAGAAGCCGCACCACGTGCGGGTCAGCGCCTGGGACGCGCCGCGGTTGACGCGGGACCAACTGCAGTATGCTTGCGCCGACGCCTTTGCATCGTTCGAGGTCGGCCGGAGGCTCTACGACAGCGAATATTAG